The DNA sequence ACCTGGTATGCTGTTGACGGAATGGATGGTTCGGGGAAGACAACCTCATCCGATTTCATCCGCGAACAGCTGATATCAGAGGGAAGGAAGGTCTTGGAGATCACGCACCCCAATTCGGAGACGTCCTTCGGCAGGACTGCAGCGAAGTACCTATTGAAGGAAGGCAAAGGCGCAGTGATGATCTCCACGCTCTACTACATCCTTGATGTGCTCCATTCCCTGAGGATCAAAAGGAAGCACGGCAAGGAGTATGACGACATCATCTTCGTAAGGTACAGTCTGGCAGCGGCATATATGCCTGAGAAGCTGTGCAAGCCCATTTACAAGCTTATCGAGTTCGTACTTCCGGTCCCCGACGTCAAGATCTACGTCGATGTGGAACCCAAGATCGCATTGGATAGGATTCTGGCAAGAGGAGAGGCTCTCGAGACCTTCGAGACCGAGGAGAGTCTGGAGAAGACCCGCCGCAGGATGAAGCTCATAACGGACTCATGGATAACTATAGACAATTCGGGCACCCCTGAGGAGACGCATGAACAGACCAGGAAGATCCTTGAAAAGGTGAGGAGCGAGTCCGATGCATGATCCCACCAGTAAGTTCAGCGGTACGATATCGCCCAAGACTGAGAAGGTCGCAAAACTCCTCTCGTTGATCGGTCAGCCCCCATTTCTCTCCATTATACCTTTCGTAGCAATATGCATCGCATTCTCGGACGAGCTGACCAGTGGAATAGCTTGTTCTGTTGCTGCTGTATTCGCGGCAGTGGTACTCCCCATCGTCAACATCGTGTTTTTCTCAAAGAAGTATAACAATTCAGATAAACTCGACGTGGAGAAGAAAGAGGACAGGTTGTTCCCGCTAATTGCAGGCGTAATCGGATATGCCGTAGGGGTGGTCCTCCTGTACTTCCTGGAGGCGCCTTGGCTGGCCACAGTTTTGATGATCTGCTATGCGGTAGTGACATTCGCTATCCTTCTTATCACGCCTTTTTGGAAGATCAGTATCCATTCATGCGGTGTTATCGGCCCTACTATGGGGCTGGCAGTGGCATTCTGGCCTTTCGGAATCCTCTATATTCTGCTGCT is a window from the Thermoplasmata archaeon genome containing:
- a CDS encoding thymidylate kinase, which encodes MTWYAVDGMDGSGKTTSSDFIREQLISEGRKVLEITHPNSETSFGRTAAKYLLKEGKGAVMISTLYYILDVLHSLRIKRKHGKEYDDIIFVRYSLAAAYMPEKLCKPIYKLIEFVLPVPDVKIYVDVEPKIALDRILARGEALETFETEESLEKTRRRMKLITDSWITIDNSGTPEETHEQTRKILEKVRSESDA